DNA from Tripterygium wilfordii isolate XIE 37 chromosome 4, ASM1340144v1, whole genome shotgun sequence:
AAGACGTTGAAGGAGAAGATAATAAGGTGTAAGGTAAGTAGTCCTACaaagtcaaaaaaagaaaagaggaaatGCAAAAGCAATCAAATTGATGGGAGTCCATCAAGTGGAAGTGGAAATTAAAGATCAAAATAGATTCCATCATCAAATTTTAGTACTTAATGGTACTCGATTATGTGGCAAATTAGGATTGTGTGAGTGCAGAttttaagaagaaaaattatatttacccGGGagttcaaattcaaataaatatttCCAATCAAGCTGTTAAAACACATCATATCACATTGACTCCAAATAATTTCATCATTAGTGAGAAAAAGTGCTccctgcttttttttttttttaaataagaaatattattatatgttcaaaattcaTCAGAAAAGTCGATTGGTTTTTAGAAATGAAACCTTACCAAAAACCATTATTTTTCCCCTCTTGAAACTCGAAAGAACATACATGTAAACCTGTATGTAAATGaaacaaaccaaaaggcataAAGACGAGGGAAAACAGAGAGGGTACTCCAGAGGTTTCAACTCCTCCAAACTTCTTTACTGTTCagttctttgttttttattgtGTGGATAACCCAATAAATATAAAGACTAGTTTTACTTGAAAAGatgtaagaaaataaaattttagcaGCAGCATGAAAGGGAGCGAATTAAGAAGGAATGAGCTTACACACCAACTTTCTGTCTCTTTTATGGGGCGGCAGGCCTCTCAGCATCACTGGGTCCCAAAAAGAACCTCTCTGTATGCATTTCCCAGTTTTCGACTAGCAAATCAAACGCCTTTTGGTAGAAACATCAAGCGTGCTCCTGTCCCAAAATTAGATCAGGAGCATGCAATAAATCAAAGGTTACAATGTATCCAATTTTAAGGTTGATTCATTTTGACACACGTCATCGTGGGTTATAATTAGCCCCTGTTAAGTGTTATCTGACAAGGCCTGAAAAATGCGTTCCTACTATGCAACTCCGTGAATttcttgggggggggggggggggggtgtgttTGGTGAGTTTCCCATGCATCTCTGTGCACACTCCTCTGTGTGTGATGGCCATCCGAACCCAAAAGCTCAAGCATTGCGGATTTGGATCCATATTAATCATATTAACTAGAAAATTTATCAAAATGAATCACTGGTTTCAGCAATTTGCAATATCTCAATGTTTTAGATATTAGACTAGCATCACATATCAAACGGGTTATGGACTGTTTTAATGTGGAGGACTGACTGCTACATAATCACCATAGTTGCTCCAAACATAATGTAATCATAACCTGTGGTATGACTCTGATACTCTTCACTTTCACATTCATAGGAGTAGAGCTCATATGCAGAATGAAAACCAGTAGATTGAGTAAAAAGGGTACCTCCTCTGTTCCGCTGCCCTTTTTTTGAATTAAACCCAAAAGGATTGACCGCCTCTGGGGCTCTGCCACGAAAGCCTTCCACGGTCCCATGCGCACCATAACCTCACAACAATTAAACCAAATTCAAGCTTTGATTCTCATAACCCCACACCCCAAAACCCTGAATGAACTGCTGAAACTCCTAGGGAATTCAGCCACTCCACCAAATGCTTTTCTCCTCTACAACCAAATGCTTCACCACCAAACATAACAATTACACATTTGCTCAAGCCTTCAAGGCCTGCTTCGTGGCCCACTCGCAAGAAAAGGGCCTAGAGATCCATGCCTGGGTTGTCAAGTCGAGTCGACATATTATTCATCCACAACTCCTTGATTCATTTGTACGTGGCCCAGAACGAAATTTCCACTGCTTGGCGCTTGCTCCATTAATCTTCCACCGACGTCGTTTCATGGACTAGTATTATTTCTGGACTTTCTAAGAGCGGGTATAAAGAGGAGGCTGTGATTCATGGTTCTCTCCTTTCCAACTTATTTAGGTAGGAAATATTCAGAGTGGTCCGTCAAGTTACTAGCCATATTAGCTACATCTGAATCATGTTTACTGTGCAACTTCAAAGGTAAATATAAACCATGTCATTTCCACATTTTGACAGAGAAACAGAATGGAATCACAGAACGGAATCGAAAAGAACTGGCACTAAATACGGTTAAAGATACAACTTCAAACATCATAAAGTAAAGATTCAAAAAAAACACCCACAATACAACTTGCAGAAAATGCCTTCAAAGTTTTCTGCTGCCCATCAACGTTAAaagctggaaaaaaaaaataataccccCCCTCTCCTGATAATTGTGGAAAAACTTGCCTTTCCAACCAAGATCAGTCAGTGCTGCTGGACCAGCGAAGTCCAACACAAAACATACTTCCTCAACAGTGCACACAATTCCAGGCCTACGTATACATCTGCAAGAAAACCCACCATTCctacaagaaaaacaaagaaaattgaCAACATTAGGAATGAGCATCTAGTCCTAGAAAGATACAAGTATGTTCCAAGACGTAAGATATGAATTGCATATCTGCTGCACTTGTTCATgtaaaattgctcaaatactCAAATCTCAGTGTTGAGTGCACCAAGTGAATTGTTTTCTTTGCTATTCAACGTAGAAAATTTTCATGAATTTTTGAAACTATCAAATTAAAACCCAATTGACACCAAATGATACCAATGGGCACATAATAGATGGCCAATATATTTTAAACCTTCATGTGAAAATAATATTAGCACAATGCTCACTATTTCAGAAGAGGTAAATATAGCCAAGCAGAAGAAACTGCAAACAGAAAGCAAGGATCAACAATGAACAAATGCTAGCGTTAATACCTTACATATCTAGCGTCTATCAGTTTTTCCAGTGGAGCGTTTCCCAGAGAATAAATGCTTTGGCTTAAGTGTAGGAATAACTCTATCAGCCTCTCCACGACGAGCGTCCTTGTTCCTCTTCCTGACAGATTTCTTGGCAATTTTGATAGCCTTCACCTTCTGAGCAGaatccttgaatccttctcctggTACAACCTCACTTGGAGGCCGTGACCTAGACCTAGACCTAGACATAGACCTAGACCTAGTACGCAGCTTCTTGTTTGGCTGGCCCACATCCATTGCATTATAATCATTGTTGCCTTCCCTGTCAAGTGATCTCCCCCTTTTGAAGCCCCTGCTGCGGGAACGACTAATTGCCCTAGCGGGATCAAGCCCCAAAGCTGATAGTTGTCTGCCCATTCTCTCTGCCGTGTATTTCCTATCCTTGTCAAATTTTCTTGGTACTGTGGGCCGACTCTCTGCAGTGCTTTTCTTCATCCTATGCTGTTGAATGAGcaagcttttctttttcctgatcTCAGCCAGTGCTGCTTGTTCTTCTGGGGTCAACTCCTTGCCATCCATCTCAAAATCGTCATCATCCTCCTCTGCCTGCCGAATACCTTCTTCTTGTTCCAACTCCTCGAGTCTCTGTAAGATATCAGGATCCACAAAGTCGTACACATTGTGACCATCAAGAATTTCTGGCAGGATGTCTTCTTTCCACTCATCATTAGCTAAAATGTAATTTTTCCTCAAATTAGCAGCATATACACCAGCACCACCATTCTCATCCTCCAGATCCTTTTCAGTTTTCCTCTTCTCCCTCTCTGCTGCTTGCTTGGCTTCAGCTTCCAAAACAGCCTGAGGTATGCAAGGTGGCCTTTCCCTCTGATCACGTGGCTTCGGTATGGCAACGTGAAATCTGTTTAAACAGTCATTCATCTTTTTGGACTTCATTTTCAATTCCACTCTCTGATCCAATAATCTCTCACATGCGGCATTCTTTACCGAGATTACCCCCTCCTCAGTCAAAGTGCTCATGGTCAGCAGCACACCCTCACCCTCTGCAGACTCACCTCCTTGACCTACTAGAGTCTTCATGGCTTCGGCCTTCATCTCCATGACCAACTTCATGTCTTCCTCTGAA
Protein-coding regions in this window:
- the LOC119996505 gene encoding nucleolar GTP-binding protein 1-like, translated to MVQYNFKKITVVPNGKDFIDIILSRTQRQTPTVVHKGYAISRLRQFYMRKVKYTQQNFHEKLSTIIDEFPRLDDIHPFYGDLLHVLYNKDHYKLALGQVNTARNVISKIAKDYVKMLKYGDSLYRCKCLKVAALGRMCTVIKRIGPSLAYLEQIRQHMARLPSIDPNTRTILICGYPNVGKSSFINKITRADVDVQPYAFTTKSLFVGHTDYKYLRYQVIDTPGILDRPFEDHNIIEMCSITALAHLRAAVLFFLDISGSCGYSIAQQAALFDSIKSLFMNKPLIIVCNKTDLLPLEGISEEDMKLVMEMKAEAMKTLVGQGGESAEGEGVLLTMSTLTEEGVISVKNAACERLLDQRVELKMKSKKMNDCLNRFHVAIPKPRDQRERPPCIPQAVLEAEAKQAAEREKRKTEKDLEDENGGAGVYAANLRKNYILANDEWKEDILPEILDGHNVYDFVDPDILQRLEELEQEEGIRQAEEDDDDFEMDGKELTPEEQAALAEIRKKKSLLIQQHRMKKSTAESRPTVPRKFDKDRKYTAERMGRQLSALGLDPARAISRSRSRGFKRGRSLDREGNNDYNAMDVGQPNKKLRTRSRSMSRSRSRSRPPSEVVPGEGFKDSAQKVKAIKIAKKSVRKRNKDARRGEADRVIPTLKPKHLFSGKRSTGKTDRR